The Alphaproteobacteria bacterium US3C007 genomic interval CAACGCTTACAGCAGCTCCACCGCAGTGCTTAACTATAGAGAGTTTTTATCTTTATATCTTGTTGTCATAAGTATATCCGAATGACGAATGGATTACGGCCGTTGGCTGAACTGTGCATGGATGTCTGCTATGCGGACAAACCGGGTTTGTGCAAACGCAGCATTTTCTAGCTTTCGCAGCGGTGAATTTACGGCGATTCAATAGACATTGCCAAAGCGTTCATTGGGCATCATTGATGACCTAAAAATGCAGAATAAACGCCAAATGCCCCGACAGTAATTAGGCTGAGCGCCCAAAGTAAATCAAGATTGAACCAACTTTTTGAAATGAATTTCAAACCAAACCAAGTGTAGACAAAGATCGCAATCGCAGCACCTGCAAAAGTCATCGCAAAGGTGTGGGTTGCGGCCACTAAAAAGGCTGTCGTTATATTGTTGCTCATGAGCACTTGTGCAGCGGCATGACCTGTTTCTGACACACTTTCGCCCAGCACTAAAAGCCCGCAAATACCAAGATAAATAGGCACCAGCATTAGTCCCGCACCATGGGCAGTGGCGGCCAGAAACGACCAGAGCCCTAGCTTGGCAGGATGGATGCGGGCTAGAATTTTCGGGTGTCGCCGATTGATCAAAAGATAGATCCCCATCGCAATCACTAGCGCGCCTGCACCCATCCGAATTTCACGCTCGTTATTGACGAAGAAATACATCATTGAAAACGGCAGCAAGATGATAATCATCGCCAGAAAATGACCAGTCGCAAGCATTGCACTGGCTTTGATCATGGCGCTTTTCTTGCGTTCAAATAGAGCCGCGGAGACAGCCAGAGGCCATCCCATACCAGGGTTTACGCCATGGTATATACCCGAAAAAATGACGGCCCACCAAAGGGCCGTCGCAGTCATGGTTTCCATATTTTATACAGAGGGGTAACAGAAACTATCGGTGGAACAATCGCCGCCTTCCAGACGAATTTGGTGGGCCCGGGTGTTCTCTGGGAAGTCAATGTAGAAGTCAGGATCAAGGGCAAAACTGCCATCTTCTCCAACATTCGCCATCACCATTTGCCCGCCTTCCTGATGCGGATAGAACTGGTTGTCCCATGAAGAATAAAGCGAATTTGTCCAATACACTCTTTTTCCGTCGCGGCTGATCTCGACCATTTGCGGTCCGTAGATAACCTCCTTGCCGTTAGGGTGCTTATGTTCGGTGGCGATACCGCCAAGCTGCACCTTACCGTTGAGCACGGGGTTCATTGGATCAGATACATCATATTGATGCATCTCGCCCAAGCCCCAACAGGCGACATAAAGGTATTTATCGTCAAGGCTCAGGTCGATATCAGTGACCAAGGGTGGCACGGCTCCGAAGCCTTTAAGCAAATCAGGAAGGTTTTCTGGATCTTCCGGGCGTGGATCGATCGTGATCGTCTTCTTGGATTGCCACACACCATCATCACCACGCCACCAAGTAAAAATCGCGCCTTGTAAGTTTGTTGTATCAACCACGACACCGCAGAACCCATAAGATTTGGTCGGATCATGGGCAGGGCGGATCTCTAACGCCATCTGGTAGTTTTCACCGAAATCCATCGTTTGGATGTTTTTGCGTGCGCGCAGATCCCAGAAGTGGATCGAATGGCCGTATTTGTTTGACAGTAAATCTTCTGGTACAACGCCATTTTCATATTGGGGCGGCAGACCCCATTCAGAACTGACCATATAGTCTTGTGGCAGGTTCCACCAAAAATCGTAATGTTTGTCTTGTGCACCGCGATCCATTTCGTAGCGACCGATAATTTCAAATGTTTCACAATCCATGATGAAAATACCGGGAGGGCCGTCTGTGCCATCAGCTCCGCCTCCACCAAGAGTTGATACATAAATCCCTTCAGGCCCACAATGAATTGTATGGGGACGCGAATACCCTGTCTTTTCGAACAGTTCTTCCGGTTCAATAATTTTATGAATATGAGCCTTTAGTGGATCTTTGACATCAAAGATAAAAATACGCGACGAGCGAATGCCTGGTACGATCAGATAGCGGCGTTCTAAAAATGCATGGCCCGATAAGGGCGACAGAGATGATGAACACGCGTTCCAGCCAAAGTGGTGAAATTCGTCCCCAGTGGTTTCAGTCATCACCTTATGAACAATCTCGCCATAGGTTTTCGACCCTTTGCGCAGGTCAATAACGGCTAGTCCATCGTGTTGATCAGCGTCTTTGCCCAGCATTACCGTAAATGCAAAATTTTCAGGTGGTGCTTGCATCGCTAGTTTTGCGGATGCATGAAATGTTGGATCCGGCTTCATCGGTTTATTCATCGATCTTCCTCCCTAAAGTTATTCCCCCTCATTGGGGTTTGATACATCATTTCCGCGGTTCCTCATTAGACCTCGGCCACGTTGCATAGTTGAATGGCACCGCTGATCTTTGTTGCAAGCTGTGTCAGCTGACGGCCGATATTATGTCTGTAATCTGTGCCAAACCTGCGTACGGGTCCGACTGCGCCGACGCTAAAGGTGGCACCGATATTCCCGATTGTTATTGGGGCGGCAACGCTTGAGATGCCAATGTCAATCTCTTGATCGCAATCGGCAAAACCTTGCTTTCGGATGATATCGAACTCTGCAAGCAGGTCTTCTCGCGTCGCCTTTGTGTGGTCTGTATAGGCTTGAAGACTTCCTTGCAAAATTTTGTCTTGAAAGTTTTGTTCTGTGAAGGCTGCGATTGCCTTTGAACAAGAACAGGCATGCATCGGGCGTTCACCAAGCCCTGGATGGATGAAGGCACGGGCGGGATCGTCCGGTGTTTCGACATGAATAATTTCCACTTTGCCATCTCGGAAGCGTGCCAGAAACACAGTTTCATTGAATTTGGTAGCGGCCACTTTGAGAAGAGGCGCCGCAACACGGCGCACATCCACGTCGGATTTTCCCAATAGAGCAATGCGGATCAGCCGTTCACCAATCACATAGCGCCCGTCATTGTTTGGTTCTTCGATCAGCCCTTGTTCTTGCAATGTTTGCATCAAGCGATAGCAGGTTGGCTTTGGCAACCCACTTGCTATCTGCGCTTCGGTTGCGCTGATCGGACGACCGACGACGGCGATAATTTCAAGCAAATGAATAAGACGTTCTAGATGCACTTCAAAGGTACCTATTGAAATATGAGACACTTTCTCAGATGATGAGAGCGAATCATGGAAAAAATCAAGCAATTTTTTTAGGAGAAAAAATGCGAACACGTGCTGCTGTCGCCTTGGAGGCTGGAAAACCACTTGAAGTTATGGACGTTGAACTCGACGGCCCGCGCGCTGGAGAGGTTTTGGTTGAGATCAAAGCTACAGGTCTATGTCATACAGATGAATTCACCCGTTCGGGCGAGGATCCGGAGGGCATTTTTCCGGCAATCTTGGGTCATGAAGGTGCAGGCGTAGTGATCGAAATTGGAGAAGGTGTGACCAGTCTAGAGGTGGGTGACCATGTGATCCCACTCTATACACCCGAATGCCGTGAATGCGAATATTGCTTAAATCCTAAAACTAATCTTTGCCAGAAAATCCGAAGTACCCAAGGCGCTGGGCTTTTGCCTGACGGATCGACACGATTCAAAATGCTCGATGGGACGCCAATCCACCATTATATGGGATGTTCTACCTTCGCCAATCACACCGTTGTGCCCGAAATTGCTCTGGCGAAAGTTCGAAAGGACGCTCCGTTTGATAAAATTTGTTACATTGGTTGTGGTGTCACAACCGGCATAGGGGCAGTGATCAACACTGCTAAAGTTGAGATTGGGTCAACTGGCGTGGTCTTCGGCCTTGGCGGTATTGGACTCAATGTTATCCAAGGTTTGCGCCTTGCGGGGGCAGACCAAATCGTTGGCGTTGACCTGAACGAGGGTAAAGTCGAGATGGCCAAGCGGTTTGGTATGACCGATTTCGTGAACCCTTCAAAAGTGGCCGGGGATCTGGTTGCGCATCTGGTTGAGCTGACACGCGGTGGTGCGGATTACACATTTGACGCCACTGGCAACGTGGGCGTTATGCGCACGGCGCTGGAATGCGCGCACAAGGGGTGGGGCGAAAGCATCATTATCGGCGTCGCGCCTGCTGGCGCAGAGATTAGCACAAGACCGTTCCAATTGGTAACAGGGCGGGTTTGGCGCGGTACTGCATTTGGTGGCGCATCCGGGCGCACCGATGTACCCAAAATCGTGGATTGGTACATGGACGGCAAGATCGAAATCGACCCGATGATCACTCATAAATTGAAGCTAGAGGATATCAACCACGGGTTCGATTTGATGCATGAAGGCAAATCTATCCGCGCCGTCGTGGAGTTTTAAAAAATGCGGCAGTCCTCTCCCGAGGTGCATACGTTCTTTGATGAAGCCACGAACGCAGCTTGTCATATCGTAAAAGACCCAGCTTCAAACGCTGTGGCGATTATCGATTCCATCTTGGATTTTGACGCCGCAGCGGGCAGTACCGAAACGACCCATGCTGATAAGCTGATCGATGAAATCACGCGAAATGACTGGCAGGTCGCTTGGATACTCGAGACCCATGTGCACGCCGATCACCTGTCTGCTGCACCCTACCTGGCCGAAAAGCTGGGTGGCAAAATTGCGATAGGAGCCAATATAACCGCCGTTCAAAAAGTTTTTGGCAAGATCTTTAATGCAGGTACCGAATTTGAGATGGACGGCAGCCAATTCGACAGATTGTTCGCAAATGGGGATGTCTTTGACATCGGTAACCTTAATGTCACAGTGATGCACACGCCGGGGCATACGCCTGCCTGTGTAACCTACGTCATCGGCGATGCTGCCTTTATCGGTGACACGTTATTTATGCCCGATTTTGGCACCGCTCGTGCAGATTTCCCGGGCGGGTCTGCAACCAATCTTTATGCTTCTATACAACGCATATTAAAGTTGCCTGAAGAGACGCGCTTGTTCTTGTGCCACGACTACAAAACCAAAACGCGTGAGACGTTCTGCTGGCAAACAACAGTAGCAGAACAAAAGGCAAAAAACGTTCATGTCGGTGGTGGCAAATCCGAAAAAGAATTCGTTGACTTTCGGACCAAGCGGGATGCGCAATTGGCAATGCCGAAACTTATTATTCCATCAATTCAAGTGAACATGAATGCAGGCCACATGCCTGCCGCTGATATGGACGGAGACGTCTACCTGAAAGTGCCAATTAACAAACTGTAAAGCTCGTTAGGGCAAGGGTTGGGAGGCCCCTAATATAATGGCAGATCATCAAATACTTATCGTAGGTGGCGGAGCCGCGGGTATCGCAACGGCAGCCAGCCTGCATAAACGGGACGCGTCTCTGGATATAGCTATTATCGAGCGCTCAACGACCCATTACTACCAGCCAGGCTGGACCATGGTGGGTGCGGGCGTTTTCAAAAAAGAAGAAACGGCACGATCCACGGCCAGTGTCATGCCTTCTTATGTGACACAAATAAGAGGGACCGTTGCATCGTTTCAACCAGATGAGAATAGCGTCAGGCTTGAAGATGGAAAGGTGCTTACCTATGGCTCTCTCGTAGTGGCGGCGGGGCTTAAGCTAGATTGGGCTGCGATTGAGGGGCTTGAGGAAGCGCTTGGTCGAAACGGTGTGACCTCGAACTACCGATATGATCTTGCACCCTACACATGGGAACTGGTTCAAAAAATGCGCGGGGAAAAAGCTATTTTCACCCAACCGCCTATGCCGATCAAATGCGCAGGCGCGCCGCAAAAAGCAATGTACTTGTCATGCTCAACCTGGATGCAGGTGGGTAAAATCAAAGATATCGATGTGTCATTCTGCAATGCAGGGCCGGTCCTCTTCGGCTGCGCAGATTATGTGCCTCCGCTAATGGAATATGTTGACCGCTACGGTATAAATCTCGACTTTGGGTATAATCTGGTGAAGGTCGACGGCCCCAATCAGATAGCAACCTTCAAGGTGGCCAAAGAAGGCGAAGACCCGCGGCTGGTAGAGCGCAAATTTGATATGCTGCATGTCTGTCCACCCCAATGCGCGCCAGACTTTATCAAAGACAGCCCCCTTGCAAACGAAGCTGGCTGGATGGCTGTTGACCAATCGACGATGCAAAGCACTATCGCCCCAAATATCTTTGGCCTTGGGGATGTGACCTCAACCCCAAATGCCAAAACAGCAGCCGCCGCGCGTAAACAAGCCCCAATTGTGGCTGACAATCTGATTGCGCAGATGAAGGAAGCTGCGATGCCGCAAGCCTATGATGGGTATGGATCGTGCCCGTTAACCGTCGAACACGGCAAAATTATTTTGGCAGAGTTCGGTTATGGTGGAAAACTCATGCCCAGCTTTCCGTGGGACAGCACAAAGCCAAGGCGCGCCGCATGGTTCCTAAAAAAGTCAGTTCTGCCCTGGATCTATTGGAATGCCATGTTGAAAGGCAAAGAATGGCTGGCAAAAACGACCTCTTAGATTAGCGCTTTAAGGGTTGTCATGTTCGAATTCGTCCGAAAAACGCTATGGACGTTTAAAAGTATTATACGAGCCAAATGAACGATGGGCTCTAACGCGGTAGTTTGACATGACAACACGCGAATACAAAATTTTAGGTGCTGCGAGCGCGCGCAGCACAATAGACGAACTCACAGTTTGGGCTCTAAGCCGCCATTCGCTGCACTTTGCCCGAAGGTCCGCTAAGGCCTGTTTTCTAAAGTAACTCTACTGCTTCGCTCAACTGGTCAGAGTTCACATCTATGTACCTCTGTGTTGTGGATATATGCGAATGCCCTGCAAGCGCCGCAAGCAATCGCACGCCTACACCCTTGTTGGCCAAACGGGTAATATAGGTCCTACGACCTGAATGACTTGAGGCGTCCTTGAGGCCAATTGCTTTGTATATGTCCAAGAACAGCTGGCACATTGTGTTGGCCGAGAAATGACCGCCCTTTTGACTGGCAAACAGCGGGCGCTGTGGATCTGCGAGGCGGATATAATCACCGTACTCGCGCAGAGCCTTACGCAAGCGCTGATTAAGATACACCGTGCGCGTTTGCCCACCTTTGCTCTGCTGTGCGCTTAAGATGAACTGTGTGCGAACAGCACCGTCTTCATCAAATATGTTACCCACTGTGAGTGCTGCGATTTCCTTGGCTCGGAGGCCTGCGTAGAAACTAACCAGTATAATGGTCTCATCACGAATTGGATGACGTCTGCTGCGGCAGTAGTGTATAACCCTGCGTAGTTGAGCTTCATTTAGTGTTTGTGCCTGGCGCATTGCAAACTCCCCTCAAAACCTAACGTTGTGTTAGCTTTGAATATAAAGTCTGAGGTATTGGTCTTCCTACCGAAAAGACGCCTCGCCTGAAGCTTATATTTTTCAATGAGTTATGCCAAAACCTCATACTATGTACGTTATATGAGGTTTTGGGCTGTGTGATTGCGCTAAGGGTAATATCAGCGGTCAAAGCGTTGCAACTTTGCTGGCCATAACTGTCTCTTCGACGAGATCGATTAAATCGCGCGCACTGCCATTAAAGCTTTGCAACATTTGCGTTACATCCTGCTGTGTTGGATTTAAGCCTTCTGCCTGCAACATACTTAATACGCGTGGCACCCAATCCGTATTTGAGGGTGGATCTATATCCAGCACTCGAAAGCGTGACAGCATCGCACCCATTATTCTGTTTTTATGGTTGGTCGTTGCCACGAAACGGATCAGATGGCGTTTGGTATCCATGAACTCAC includes:
- a CDS encoding IclR family transcriptional regulator, with amino-acid sequence MSHISIGTFEVHLERLIHLLEIIAVVGRPISATEAQIASGLPKPTCYRLMQTLQEQGLIEEPNNDGRYVIGERLIRIALLGKSDVDVRRVAAPLLKVAATKFNETVFLARFRDGKVEIIHVETPDDPARAFIHPGLGERPMHACSCSKAIAAFTEQNFQDKILQGSLQAYTDHTKATREDLLAEFDIIRKQGFADCDQEIDIGISSVAAPITIGNIGATFSVGAVGPVRRFGTDYRHNIGRQLTQLATKISGAIQLCNVAEV
- a CDS encoding MBL fold metallo-hydrolase, with the translated sequence MRQSSPEVHTFFDEATNAACHIVKDPASNAVAIIDSILDFDAAAGSTETTHADKLIDEITRNDWQVAWILETHVHADHLSAAPYLAEKLGGKIAIGANITAVQKVFGKIFNAGTEFEMDGSQFDRLFANGDVFDIGNLNVTVMHTPGHTPACVTYVIGDAAFIGDTLFMPDFGTARADFPGGSATNLYASIQRILKLPEETRLFLCHDYKTKTRETFCWQTTVAEQKAKNVHVGGGKSEKEFVDFRTKRDAQLAMPKLIIPSIQVNMNAGHMPAADMDGDVYLKVPINKL
- a CDS encoding selenium-binding protein SBP56-related protein — its product is MNKPMKPDPTFHASAKLAMQAPPENFAFTVMLGKDADQHDGLAVIDLRKGSKTYGEIVHKVMTETTGDEFHHFGWNACSSSLSPLSGHAFLERRYLIVPGIRSSRIFIFDVKDPLKAHIHKIIEPEELFEKTGYSRPHTIHCGPEGIYVSTLGGGGADGTDGPPGIFIMDCETFEIIGRYEMDRGAQDKHYDFWWNLPQDYMVSSEWGLPPQYENGVVPEDLLSNKYGHSIHFWDLRARKNIQTMDFGENYQMALEIRPAHDPTKSYGFCGVVVDTTNLQGAIFTWWRGDDGVWQSKKTITIDPRPEDPENLPDLLKGFGAVPPLVTDIDLSLDDKYLYVACWGLGEMHQYDVSDPMNPVLNGKVQLGGIATEHKHPNGKEVIYGPQMVEISRDGKRVYWTNSLYSSWDNQFYPHQEGGQMVMANVGEDGSFALDPDFYIDFPENTRAHQIRLEGGDCSTDSFCYPSV
- a CDS encoding tyrosine-type recombinase/integrase, which produces MRQAQTLNEAQLRRVIHYCRSRRHPIRDETIILVSFYAGLRAKEIAALTVGNIFDEDGAVRTQFILSAQQSKGGQTRTVYLNQRLRKALREYGDYIRLADPQRPLFASQKGGHFSANTMCQLFLDIYKAIGLKDASSHSGRRTYITRLANKGVGVRLLAALAGHSHISTTQRYIDVNSDQLSEAVELL
- a CDS encoding FAD/NAD(P)-binding oxidoreductase, with product MADHQILIVGGGAAGIATAASLHKRDASLDIAIIERSTTHYYQPGWTMVGAGVFKKEETARSTASVMPSYVTQIRGTVASFQPDENSVRLEDGKVLTYGSLVVAAGLKLDWAAIEGLEEALGRNGVTSNYRYDLAPYTWELVQKMRGEKAIFTQPPMPIKCAGAPQKAMYLSCSTWMQVGKIKDIDVSFCNAGPVLFGCADYVPPLMEYVDRYGINLDFGYNLVKVDGPNQIATFKVAKEGEDPRLVERKFDMLHVCPPQCAPDFIKDSPLANEAGWMAVDQSTMQSTIAPNIFGLGDVTSTPNAKTAAAARKQAPIVADNLIAQMKEAAMPQAYDGYGSCPLTVEHGKIILAEFGYGGKLMPSFPWDSTKPRRAAWFLKKSVLPWIYWNAMLKGKEWLAKTTS
- a CDS encoding S-(hydroxymethyl)glutathione dehydrogenase/class III alcohol dehydrogenase; this encodes MRTRAAVALEAGKPLEVMDVELDGPRAGEVLVEIKATGLCHTDEFTRSGEDPEGIFPAILGHEGAGVVIEIGEGVTSLEVGDHVIPLYTPECRECEYCLNPKTNLCQKIRSTQGAGLLPDGSTRFKMLDGTPIHHYMGCSTFANHTVVPEIALAKVRKDAPFDKICYIGCGVTTGIGAVINTAKVEIGSTGVVFGLGGIGLNVIQGLRLAGADQIVGVDLNEGKVEMAKRFGMTDFVNPSKVAGDLVAHLVELTRGGADYTFDATGNVGVMRTALECAHKGWGESIIIGVAPAGAEISTRPFQLVTGRVWRGTAFGGASGRTDVPKIVDWYMDGKIEIDPMITHKLKLEDINHGFDLMHEGKSIRAVVEF